In Hyphomicrobiaceae bacterium, the following are encoded in one genomic region:
- a CDS encoding DUF3297 family protein, which produces MTDKLPDRLSVNPSSPHYDEALLARDVGIRFNGIEKTNVEEYCISEGWIRVAAGNSRDRKGNPITVKLKGVVEPYFKTDADTPPSE; this is translated from the coding sequence ATGACCGACAAGCTTCCTGACCGACTTTCCGTCAATCCTTCAAGCCCGCATTACGACGAGGCCCTTCTGGCGCGCGACGTGGGAATTCGCTTCAACGGCATCGAGAAGACCAACGTCGAAGAGTATTGCATTTCGGAAGGCTGGATCCGCGTTGCGGCGGGCAACTCCCGCGATCGCAAGGGCAACCCCATCACGGTGAAGCTCAAAGGCGTTGTCGAACCCTACTTCAAGACGGATGCGGATACGCCTCCATCCGAGTAA
- the ychF gene encoding redox-regulated ATPase YchF: protein MGFKMGIVGLPNVGKSTLFNALTQTAAAEAANYPFCTIEPNVGEVGVPDERLDKLASVARSKEIIPTRLTFVDIAGLVRGASKGEGLGNKFLSHIREVDAVAYVLRCFEDGDVTHVENRIDPIADADTVETELMLADLESLEKRVTQIEKKAKSGDKEAKAQFAVIDKVLVLLREGKPARFTPVAPEELPIFRALQLLTSKPVLYVCNVDEGSAGEGNAFSQKVQERADKEGAATVVISAKIESEFAGLAPEDRDAFLAEMGLAEPGLNRLIRAGYKLLDLVTYFTVGPKEARAWTITRGTKAPQAAGVIHTDFEKGFIRAETIAYDDYTSLNGETGAKEAGKMRLEGKEYIVQDGDVMHFRFAN from the coding sequence ATGGGCTTTAAGATGGGAATTGTCGGTTTGCCGAACGTCGGCAAATCGACCCTCTTCAACGCGCTGACTCAAACAGCCGCCGCCGAGGCCGCCAATTATCCCTTTTGCACCATTGAACCCAACGTCGGCGAAGTCGGCGTGCCCGATGAGCGGCTCGACAAGCTGGCCAGCGTCGCACGTTCCAAGGAAATCATTCCGACGCGGCTTACGTTCGTCGATATCGCAGGATTGGTACGCGGCGCCTCGAAAGGCGAAGGACTGGGCAACAAGTTTCTGTCCCACATCCGTGAAGTCGATGCGGTCGCCTATGTGCTGCGCTGCTTTGAGGACGGCGACGTCACACACGTCGAAAATCGCATCGATCCCATCGCCGACGCTGACACCGTCGAGACCGAACTGATGCTCGCCGACCTCGAAAGCCTCGAAAAGCGTGTCACCCAGATCGAGAAGAAAGCAAAGTCCGGAGACAAGGAGGCGAAGGCCCAATTCGCCGTCATCGACAAAGTTCTGGTGCTCCTGCGCGAAGGCAAGCCCGCGCGGTTTACACCGGTCGCGCCCGAAGAGCTGCCTATCTTCCGTGCCCTGCAACTGCTTACATCAAAGCCTGTCCTCTACGTCTGCAACGTCGATGAGGGCTCGGCTGGCGAAGGCAACGCTTTCTCTCAGAAGGTACAGGAGCGCGCTGACAAAGAGGGCGCGGCGACGGTTGTCATCTCAGCCAAGATCGAGAGTGAATTTGCAGGACTTGCGCCCGAAGACCGCGATGCGTTCCTCGCTGAGATGGGGTTGGCTGAACCTGGGCTCAATCGATTGATCCGCGCCGGCTATAAACTGCTCGATCTGGTCACCTACTTCACCGTCGGTCCGAAGGAGGCACGCGCATGGACGATCACGCGCGGCACCAAGGCGCCGCAGGCGGCGGGCGTCATCCACACCGACTTCGAGAAAGGCTTTATCCGCGCTGAAACCATCGCCTATGACGATTACACATCTCTCAATGGCGAAACCGGTGCAAAGGAAGCCGGCAAGATGCGCCTGGAGGGCAAGGAATACATTGTGCAGGACGGCGACGTCATGCACTTCCGCTTCGCGAACTGA
- a CDS encoding tetratricopeptide repeat protein yields the protein MTSGPARRFTRGRLRLARARCALIACAAACNTASAVSADAQYANGPTTPPPPPAEAPTLKDCEQTDSAPLVVRACTYILNATNPDPTERARILMLRAVGWGKEEDFGAAADDYTSVLKLQPKNITALEGRAWARAKNSQYLKAVEDYTTLIGFDPNNDKYYRDRGQALMRAHKFDDALSDFDKSLQLKPSEVEAYMGRAQVFNAMNDRERAKAEFNKGIAVNDRYLPLFWMRGEMARDWGDKELALESYTKVLSINSLHEDARRRMFYLGVLHPP from the coding sequence GTGACATCAGGCCCTGCACGTAGATTCACTCGCGGACGCTTACGCCTTGCACGCGCGCGCTGTGCACTCATTGCGTGCGCGGCGGCCTGCAACACCGCCTCCGCCGTTTCCGCCGACGCCCAATACGCCAATGGGCCAACAACACCACCTCCGCCACCTGCCGAAGCACCGACGCTGAAAGATTGCGAGCAGACCGATTCCGCACCCCTTGTCGTGAGAGCTTGCACCTATATCTTGAACGCCACCAACCCCGATCCGACAGAGCGAGCGCGCATTCTGATGCTGCGCGCCGTCGGCTGGGGCAAAGAGGAAGACTTTGGGGCAGCGGCCGATGACTACACGTCGGTTCTGAAACTGCAACCGAAGAACATCACTGCGCTCGAAGGTCGTGCATGGGCGCGCGCCAAGAATTCGCAGTACCTCAAGGCCGTGGAGGACTACACCACGCTCATCGGGTTCGACCCAAATAACGACAAGTACTACCGCGACCGCGGTCAGGCGCTCATGCGCGCACATAAATTCGATGATGCGCTATCCGACTTCGACAAATCGCTTCAACTCAAGCCGAGTGAGGTCGAGGCCTACATGGGCCGCGCCCAGGTGTTCAACGCGATGAACGATCGCGAACGTGCAAAGGCGGAGTTCAACAAAGGCATCGCAGTCAACGACCGCTACCTGCCATTGTTCTGGATGCGGGGTGAAATGGCCCGCGACTGGGGAGACAAGGAACTGGCGTTGGAGAGCTATACCAAGGTGCTCTCCATCAACAGCCTGCACGAGGATGCCCGCCGCCGAATGTTCTATTTGGGCGTTCTTCACCCGCCCTAG
- a CDS encoding 50S ribosomal protein L25/general stress protein Ctc produces MSGLIPLKAQARPRAGKGAARQTRREGNVPAVIYGDNKTPETIALDYNDLWKQFLKGHFTSTAFEIDVEGTKHIVLARDIQLDPVRDTPLHVDFQRVGKDGIIRVSIPVRFVNDAASPGLKRGGVLNIVRHDFEVFCPYNKIPEYFEIDLTGLEIGRSIHVSSVNMPEGISPVIKDRDFTIATIAGALKGDDEAAAADTPAAAAAPAAAAGKGAPAAAAGKGAPAAAAAKPAGKK; encoded by the coding sequence ATGTCTGGGCTCATTCCGCTCAAGGCTCAGGCGCGCCCGCGTGCCGGCAAGGGGGCCGCACGTCAAACGCGCCGCGAAGGAAACGTACCCGCCGTGATCTACGGCGATAACAAGACCCCCGAGACGATCGCGCTCGACTACAACGATCTTTGGAAGCAGTTCCTCAAGGGGCACTTCACCTCGACCGCTTTCGAGATCGACGTCGAGGGTACCAAGCACATCGTGCTGGCACGCGACATTCAGCTGGACCCCGTCCGCGACACGCCTCTTCACGTCGACTTCCAGCGCGTCGGCAAAGACGGCATCATTCGCGTTTCCATTCCTGTTCGCTTCGTCAACGACGCGGCTTCGCCGGGTCTGAAGCGCGGCGGCGTTCTCAACATCGTGCGCCACGACTTCGAAGTCTTCTGCCCTTATAATAAAATTCCTGAGTACTTCGAGATCGATCTGACGGGCCTTGAGATCGGCCGCTCGATCCACGTCTCGTCGGTCAACATGCCAGAGGGCATCTCGCCGGTGATCAAGGATCGCGACTTCACCATTGCGACCATCGCAGGCGCTCTCAAGGGCGACGACGAGGCCGCGGCGGCCGACACTCCGGCAGCAGCAGCCGCACCGGCGGCAGCAGCTGGCAAAGGTGCACCCGCTGCCGCAGCCGGCAAAGGCGCCCCCGCCGCAGCGGCTGCGAAGCCTGCTGGCAAGAAGTAA
- a CDS encoding Fur family transcriptional regulator — protein sequence MDKKTTKRRSAADQDKIVVEALRGVGRPVSAYELIEALRDQGVTAPPTVYRALNRLIEDGLAHRLESLNAFVACNHPHHHHHTGKAVFAICDDCGSVTEFDSETAEMSLAQWAKKAGFKVRAMTLELRGQCKACGQASMGANLGDTE from the coding sequence ATGGACAAGAAGACTACAAAGCGGCGCTCGGCTGCGGACCAGGACAAGATCGTTGTCGAAGCCCTGCGCGGTGTGGGACGGCCCGTCTCGGCATATGAATTGATCGAGGCGTTACGGGACCAAGGGGTCACCGCGCCGCCGACCGTCTACCGAGCGCTCAATCGCCTTATCGAGGATGGATTGGCGCATCGCCTTGAGTCCCTCAATGCCTTTGTCGCCTGCAATCATCCCCACCACCACCACCACACCGGCAAGGCAGTGTTCGCAATCTGCGACGATTGCGGGTCGGTGACGGAGTTCGACAGTGAGACCGCCGAAATGAGTTTGGCCCAGTGGGCCAAGAAGGCAGGCTTCAAAGTGCGCGCCATGACACTCGAACTACGCGGCCAGTGCAAAGCCTGCGGGCAGGCTTCCATGGGTGCGAACCTCGGCGATACTGAGTGA
- a CDS encoding L,D-transpeptidase family protein — protein sequence MTVRFDFFSAALLSLSLVCTSAQAQEAHTPAAKALQTAQVTPDQDASEGAESAEENPASPESESPTSETTNTTSQPDNSADKSTAEQKPHEPSARDTTAGTDDQPKDSQQGADTNSGQPAADDAAAAPPEPATLSPLAAAMKEALAATASNSDDEQAKKERDAITSLYEKRSYAPLWVDDNGLTQNGKDIIAAFQDANSYGLEASDFAVPKLESPSTGPAALATDELMMTRSALLYARYARGGRIMEPAEMLNSNLDRKPQLLDPKDVLAGLAAASAPAEYLVSTHPKHPQFEKLRQAFIAAGGAKAGSEAKGGKIVMSAAAKRLRANMEEWRWMHDDMGELYVFNNIPEFMQYVYKDGKVIRKERIVAGMLDKQSSIFTRNLKYVVLRPKWRVPESIMVNELWPSLLKGGGLMREYGLQLETKDGRVLDWRKIDWTKDDIRNYYVMQPPGRKSVLGVVKFSFPSQHTIFMHDTPDKWMFRQAQRTLSHGCLRVQNPVELADIILDYDKGWDKSKIAELIRSGPLNNEVAMEKRIPIHLAYFTAWVDDDGKVRAFPDIYGHERRITQALDGQWDKIKKGRDHLAPPQPNFNPKAVASSAPARQKRQPRSTGDIISDMFGLSF from the coding sequence ACCCCGGCAGCGAAGGCGCTCCAGACGGCTCAAGTCACTCCCGATCAAGACGCCAGCGAAGGGGCGGAGTCGGCCGAAGAGAACCCAGCTTCGCCCGAAAGCGAAAGTCCGACCTCCGAAACAACCAACACGACCTCGCAGCCCGACAATTCGGCAGACAAATCCACCGCCGAGCAAAAGCCCCATGAGCCCTCGGCACGCGATACTACGGCAGGGACAGACGATCAGCCGAAAGACAGCCAACAGGGTGCTGACACAAACTCAGGACAGCCTGCTGCCGACGATGCAGCGGCGGCGCCACCCGAGCCCGCAACATTGAGCCCACTCGCAGCTGCCATGAAGGAAGCGCTTGCGGCTACGGCCTCCAATTCCGACGATGAACAAGCCAAGAAGGAACGCGATGCCATTACGAGCCTCTACGAGAAACGCTCGTACGCACCACTCTGGGTCGATGACAACGGCCTAACGCAGAATGGCAAGGATATCATCGCGGCATTTCAGGATGCGAACTCGTACGGCCTTGAGGCTTCAGATTTTGCGGTTCCCAAATTGGAGTCCCCCAGCACCGGCCCAGCCGCGTTGGCCACCGATGAGCTGATGATGACCCGCTCGGCTCTGCTTTATGCGCGCTATGCGCGCGGCGGACGTATTATGGAGCCGGCGGAAATGCTGAACTCTAATCTCGACCGCAAACCACAACTCCTGGATCCCAAGGACGTGCTCGCCGGTCTTGCGGCCGCATCCGCGCCAGCCGAGTATCTCGTTTCGACGCATCCCAAACATCCGCAATTCGAAAAGCTACGCCAAGCTTTCATTGCTGCAGGTGGCGCCAAGGCCGGCAGCGAAGCCAAAGGCGGCAAGATAGTTATGTCTGCCGCTGCGAAACGGCTGCGCGCCAACATGGAAGAATGGCGCTGGATGCACGACGACATGGGCGAACTTTACGTCTTCAACAACATCCCCGAGTTCATGCAGTACGTCTACAAAGACGGCAAAGTGATCCGCAAGGAACGCATTGTTGCAGGCATGTTGGACAAGCAGTCGTCGATCTTCACACGCAATCTCAAATACGTCGTGTTGCGGCCGAAGTGGCGCGTGCCTGAATCGATCATGGTGAATGAGCTGTGGCCCAGCCTGCTCAAGGGCGGCGGGTTGATGCGCGAATATGGTCTTCAGCTTGAAACCAAAGACGGCCGCGTGCTCGACTGGCGCAAGATCGATTGGACCAAGGATGACATCCGCAACTACTATGTAATGCAGCCTCCGGGCCGGAAAAGCGTGCTTGGCGTGGTGAAGTTCTCGTTCCCCTCGCAGCACACCATTTTCATGCACGATACGCCGGATAAATGGATGTTCCGGCAAGCGCAGCGAACGCTGTCACACGGATGCCTGCGCGTGCAAAACCCGGTTGAGCTCGCCGACATCATCCTCGACTACGACAAGGGTTGGGACAAATCCAAGATTGCCGAGTTGATCCGCTCAGGCCCCCTCAACAACGAGGTTGCGATGGAAAAGCGCATTCCAATCCACCTCGCGTATTTCACCGCTTGGGTGGACGACGATGGCAAGGTCCGCGCCTTCCCCGATATTTATGGGCACGAACGGCGTATTACCCAGGCACTCGACGGTCAGTGGGACAAGATCAAGAAAGGCCGCGATCACCTCGCGCCGCCGCAGCCTAACTTCAATCCCAAGGCGGTCGCCTCCTCTGCGCCCGCTCGACAAAAGCGTCAGCCGCGGTCGACCGGGGACATCATCAGCGACATGTTCGGATTGTCGTTCTAG